The following are encoded together in the Citrobacter arsenatis genome:
- a CDS encoding sugar kinase — translation MNDREKQILKILRRNPLIQQNEIADILQISRSRVAAHIMDLMRKGMIKGKGYILTEQDYCVVVGAINMDIRGVADIHYPQAASNPGSIHCSAGGVGRNIAHNLALLGRDVHLISAVGSDFYGETLLEQTRQAGVNVASCIRLHGHNTSTYLSIANQQEETVLAINDTHILQQLTPQLLNGSRDLIRHSGVVLADCNLTAEAIEWVFTIADDIPVFIDTVSEFKAAKMKTWFTRIHTLKPTQKELAILWGQPIHSDADRLLAVNSLHQQGVKRIFVCLEDESVFCSEKDGEQFLLTPPEHTVVDSFGADDAFMAGLLYSFLEGSEFRESAHFAMACAALSRASISINNPTLSADNALYLLQTA, via the coding sequence ATGAACGACAGGGAAAAGCAGATCCTTAAGATCCTGCGTCGCAATCCGTTGATTCAGCAAAATGAAATCGCCGATATTTTGCAAATCAGCCGTTCACGCGTCGCTGCGCATATTATGGATTTGATGCGTAAAGGCATGATCAAAGGTAAAGGTTATATCCTTACCGAACAGGATTATTGCGTGGTTGTTGGGGCAATCAATATGGATATTCGTGGTGTTGCAGACATCCACTATCCTCAGGCTGCCTCTAATCCTGGTAGCATTCACTGCTCGGCAGGCGGCGTGGGACGCAACATCGCCCACAACCTGGCGCTGCTGGGTCGTGACGTCCACTTAATTTCCGCTGTTGGCAGTGATTTCTATGGTGAAACATTGCTGGAACAAACGCGCCAGGCCGGTGTTAACGTTGCAAGTTGCATACGCCTGCATGGGCATAACACCTCAACCTACCTGTCGATCGCTAATCAGCAGGAAGAGACCGTACTGGCAATTAACGATACCCATATCCTGCAACAATTAACGCCGCAACTGCTGAACGGTTCGCGAGATCTGATCCGCCATTCCGGTGTTGTACTGGCAGATTGCAATCTCACCGCCGAAGCGATTGAGTGGGTCTTTACTATTGCTGATGATATTCCGGTATTCATTGACACCGTTTCAGAGTTCAAAGCGGCAAAAATGAAGACCTGGTTTACGCGTATTCATACGTTGAAACCCACGCAAAAAGAGCTGGCGATTCTGTGGGGGCAACCTATCCATTCAGATGCGGATCGCCTACTGGCCGTCAATAGTCTCCATCAACAGGGAGTAAAACGGATCTTTGTCTGCCTGGAAGATGAATCCGTGTTTTGCAGCGAAAAGGACGGAGAACAGTTTTTACTGACGCCTCCCGAGCATACGGTTGTTGACAGTTTTGGCGCCGATGACGCTTTTATGGCGGGATTACTGTACAGCTTTCTGGAAGGGAGCGAATTTCGTGAAAGCGCTCACTTTGCCATGGCCTGCGCGGCGCTATCGCGAGCCAGCATCAGCATCAACAACCCAACGCTCTCGGCAGATAACGCCTTGTATTTACTACAAACAGCTTAA
- a CDS encoding NupC/NupG family nucleoside CNT transporter translates to MDIMRSVVGMVVLLAIAFLLSVNKKRISLRTVGAALVLQIAIGGIMLYFPPGKWLVEQAALGVHKVMSYSDAGSAFIFGSLVGPKMDVLFDGAGFIFAFRVLPAIIFVTALISLLYYIGVMGLLIRILGGIFQKALNISKIESFVAVTTIFLGQNEIPAIVKPFIDRLNRNELFTAICSGMASIAGSMMIGYAGMGVPIDYLLAASLMAIPGGILFARMLSPATEESRVTFENLSFTETPPKSIIEAAASGAMTGLKIAAGVATVVMAFVAIIALINGIIGGIGGWFGFGHATLEGIFGYVLAPLAWIMGVDWSDATLAGSLIGQKLAINEFVAYLNFSPYLQTGGTLDVKTIAIISFALCGFANFGSIGVVVGAFSAIAPQRAPEIAQLGMRALAAATLSNLMSATIAGFFIGLA, encoded by the coding sequence ATGGATATAATGAGAAGTGTTGTGGGTATGGTGGTATTACTGGCCATCGCGTTTCTGCTGTCAGTAAATAAAAAGCGTATTAGTCTGCGCACGGTCGGCGCTGCGCTGGTGCTGCAAATCGCAATCGGCGGCATTATGCTGTATTTCCCGCCGGGAAAATGGCTGGTTGAACAGGCTGCGCTCGGCGTCCATAAGGTGATGTCGTATAGTGATGCGGGAAGCGCATTTATCTTTGGCTCCCTGGTTGGGCCAAAAATGGATGTGCTGTTTGACGGTGCCGGGTTTATCTTCGCCTTTCGTGTGCTCCCGGCTATCATTTTTGTCACCGCACTGATCAGTCTGCTCTACTACATTGGCGTGATGGGGCTGTTGATCCGCATCCTCGGCGGTATTTTCCAGAAAGCGCTGAACATCAGTAAGATCGAGTCATTTGTCGCAGTAACCACGATTTTCCTCGGACAAAACGAGATCCCGGCAATTGTGAAACCGTTTATTGACCGGCTGAATCGCAATGAGCTGTTTACCGCTATCTGTAGTGGGATGGCCTCGATTGCTGGCTCAATGATGATTGGTTACGCTGGAATGGGCGTTCCGATTGACTATCTGTTGGCGGCATCGTTGATGGCAATCCCTGGCGGTATTTTGTTCGCCCGTATGCTGAGTCCGGCAACTGAAGAATCTCGCGTCACCTTTGAGAATCTGTCATTTACTGAAACGCCGCCGAAAAGCATCATTGAAGCAGCGGCGAGCGGGGCGATGACCGGGCTGAAAATTGCCGCAGGCGTGGCGACGGTAGTGATGGCATTTGTTGCCATTATTGCGCTGATTAACGGCATTATCGGCGGGATTGGCGGTTGGTTTGGTTTTGGTCACGCGACTCTGGAAGGGATCTTTGGCTATGTATTAGCCCCGCTGGCGTGGATTATGGGCGTGGACTGGAGCGATGCGACGCTGGCAGGTAGCCTGATTGGTCAGAAGCTGGCAATCAACGAGTTTGTCGCCTATCTCAACTTCTCGCCGTATCTGCAAACCGGCGGGACGCTGGATGTGAAGACCATTGCGATTATCTCGTTTGCACTGTGCGGGTTCGCTAACTTTGGGTCGATTGGCGTTGTGGTCGGGGCATTTTCGGCGATAGCACCACAGCGTGCTCCGGAAATCGCACAGCTTGGAATGCGGGCGCTGGCAGCAGCAACGTTGTCAAACCTGATGAGCGCCACCATAGCCGGTTTCTTTATCGGTTTAGCGTAA